A part of Helicobacter fennelliae genomic DNA contains:
- a CDS encoding DinB family protein — MKEIILMTNKYNKTANAQMIDILQTLDKEILYKDMGLFEKSIIGVVAHYTSADASFFGDYFARFCATPPESNVKHFLKAPFVLNDEYLNNPQKLFEARAYIDKYITEVVENINDYASIKSVAFPWGEMSKPVYQFILSILNHAIHHRGMIAAALDILKIENDFNGRMLVL; from the coding sequence ATGAAAGAAATTATACTTATGACAAATAAATATAACAAAACCGCAAACGCGCAAATGATAGACATTTTGCAAACTCTTGATAAAGAGATACTTTATAAAGATATGGGGCTTTTTGAAAAGTCAATCATCGGCGTTGTCGCGCATTATACTTCCGCAGACGCGAGCTTTTTTGGAGATTATTTTGCAAGATTCTGTGCCACTCCTCCAGAATCTAATGTCAAACATTTTCTCAAAGCACCTTTTGTGCTCAATGATGAATACCTCAATAATCCACAAAAGCTCTTTGAAGCACGCGCTTATATTGATAAATACATCACAGAAGTTGTTGAAAATATCAATGATTATGCAAGCATAAAATCAGTAGCATTTCCTTGGGGTGAAATGAGTAAGCCTGTATATCAATTTATCCTCTCAATCCTAAATCACGCGATTCATCATCGAGGCATGATAGCAGCAGCACTTGATATACTCAAGATAGAAAATGACTTCAATGGACGAATGCTCGTGCTCTAA
- the dapF gene encoding diaminopimelate epimerase produces the protein MVVYKYCASGNDFLIFHSFVKKNYQQLAQALCNRFSGIGADGLVVLLPNEHYAYEWDFYNADGSYASMCGNASRCVAHYAYSLGLAPKAHSFLSGAGEIRVNVEGLIVSSNLGAYKALESIGQIQEDDMQRQWYFVDTGVPHLVCFVESSSHIPTQKTKLMKTLRERYNANVNFAYKIDSQTLQVCTYERGVEDITLACGTGMAASGVIGNRFFGLEQNLKVIPPSREAVEISIKDNDKHTSNGKDNSSDDKNKGCEVYLKGAIMLVGICQVADVFDKYLRLDS, from the coding sequence ATGGTTGTTTATAAATATTGTGCGAGCGGAAATGATTTTTTGATTTTTCACTCATTTGTCAAAAAAAACTACCAACAATTAGCCCAAGCATTATGTAATCGTTTTAGTGGCATAGGTGCTGATGGGTTGGTGGTGCTTTTGCCAAATGAGCATTATGCGTATGAATGGGATTTTTATAACGCTGATGGAAGCTATGCAAGTATGTGTGGGAATGCCTCGCGATGTGTGGCACATTATGCGTATTCTTTGGGATTAGCTCCAAAGGCTCATAGCTTTTTGAGTGGGGCAGGAGAGATTAGAGTTAATGTTGAGGGCTTAATTGTATCAAGCAATTTGGGTGCATACAAGGCATTAGAATCTATTGGGCAAATACAAGAAGATGATATGCAAAGGCAGTGGTATTTTGTCGATACAGGCGTGCCTCATTTGGTGTGTTTTGTAGAATCTAGTAGCCACATTCCAACGCAAAAAACTAAACTTATGAAAACATTGCGGGAACGATATAACGCAAATGTGAATTTTGCTTATAAGATTGATTCACAAACTCTGCAAGTTTGCACTTATGAGCGGGGCGTTGAGGATATAACTTTGGCTTGCGGGACAGGAATGGCTGCAAGTGGGGTGATTGGAAATCGCTTTTTTGGGTTAGAGCAGAATCTAAAAGTGATTCCACCAAGTCGTGAAGCTGTGGAGATTAGTATCAAAGATAATGATAAACACACAAGCAATGGCAAAGACAATAGCAGTGATGATAAGAATAAGGGCTGTGAAGTGTATCTCAAGGGCGCGATTATGTTAGTTGGGATATGTCAAGTAGCAGATGTGTTTGACAAATATTTACGACTTGACTCCTAG
- the infB gene encoding translation initiation factor IF-2: MDKVKIVEIAEDAAKNPKEVLEKAKEMGIDVKNITSTVSTEIAGFIYEYVTTGKNLMPQPKEKKPAKAKKTKEVAKEAIKTTKKAKEAESKEATTAIEHTQEKSTKTKSTQPKSKKSTQKSSQELQDNTTESNTESTQITSLQEPLSKDSNLMQRNTGIRIIKKTNDDEAESKPQATQIKKTTYMPSIQEMMREQEEPQQKKVKKPKKQIPLQKHSGQKIDILERNFEARNNDYDDEQDEIMLFDLNEHEIRDEEKEMEARQILTDRVQIQRKNPWLNENRSISRTRRKKPKITAEPSKVAKSAIVIPEEIRVYEFADISGRSLTEVIKVLFGLGLMVTKNDFLDKDAIEILAEEFNIEVSIQNQDEEIEQGIINESDYEPRPPVVTIMGHVDHGKTSLLDKIRDTRVASGEAGGITQHIGAYMVQKDGKMIGFIDTPGHEAFSEMRSRGAQVTDIAIIVIAADDGVKQQTIEALNHAKAANVQIIIAMNKIDKENANIDKLKSECAELGFLANDWGGEYEFIPISAKTGEGLDVLLETILLQAEVMELKASPKANAQAVVLEGSVQKGRGPVATIIVKQGVFKVGDPIYAGTAYGRIRALADDMGRSIKELKPSGVALVVGLDSVPSAGSILYAAQNDSIAREKAQKTANYLRQKELSKSTKVSFDELSEMVAKGQLKTLPLIIKADTQGSLEAIKSSVLKLNNQEIEINIISFGIGGISESDVSLAAASPNCLILGFGLRPTGIVKSKAKELGVEIKTYSVIYDLVDDIKALISGLMSPLLEEENTGQAEVRETFVVSKVGVIAGCMVTDGVIKRGIKARLIRDGVVIYTGLISSLKRFKDDAKEVSKGYECGIMLDGFNDIKVGDVFETFVEVQKSQKI; this comes from the coding sequence ATGGATAAAGTAAAGATTGTAGAGATTGCAGAAGATGCAGCAAAAAATCCAAAAGAGGTTTTGGAAAAAGCAAAAGAAATGGGCATTGATGTCAAAAACATCACAAGCACGGTAAGCACAGAGATAGCGGGGTTTATTTATGAATATGTAACAACGGGCAAAAATCTTATGCCGCAGCCAAAAGAAAAAAAACCAGCCAAAGCCAAAAAAACCAAAGAAGTGGCAAAAGAAGCCATAAAGACAACAAAAAAAGCCAAAGAAGCAGAAAGCAAAGAAGCTACAACAGCAATAGAGCACACACAAGAAAAATCCACAAAAACAAAATCCACCCAACCAAAATCTAAAAAATCCACCCAAAAATCATCTCAAGAACTCCAAGATAACACAACAGAAAGCAATACAGAATCTACACAAATCACATCATTGCAAGAGCCATTATCAAAAGATTCTAATCTTATGCAAAGAAACACAGGTATTCGCATTATCAAAAAAACAAATGATGATGAAGCAGAATCCAAACCCCAAGCCACACAAATCAAAAAAACCACATATATGCCCTCAATCCAAGAGATGATGCGAGAGCAAGAAGAGCCACAGCAAAAAAAAGTCAAAAAACCCAAAAAACAGATTCCGCTCCAAAAACACAGCGGGCAAAAAATCGATATTCTTGAACGTAATTTTGAAGCGCGCAATAATGACTATGATGATGAACAAGATGAGATTATGCTTTTTGATCTCAATGAGCATGAGATTAGAGATGAAGAAAAAGAAATGGAAGCGCGACAGATTCTCACTGATAGGGTGCAAATCCAGCGCAAAAATCCATGGCTCAATGAAAATCGATCAATTAGTAGGACAAGGCGCAAGAAGCCAAAAATAACAGCCGAGCCAAGCAAAGTCGCTAAAAGTGCTATCGTGATCCCAGAAGAAATCCGCGTGTATGAGTTTGCTGATATTTCAGGCAGAAGTCTCACAGAAGTGATTAAGGTGCTTTTTGGGCTTGGATTAATGGTAACTAAAAATGACTTTTTGGATAAAGATGCAATCGAGATTCTTGCAGAGGAATTTAATATCGAAGTCTCTATCCAAAATCAAGATGAAGAGATCGAACAAGGGATTATCAATGAGAGTGATTATGAGCCAAGACCGCCTGTTGTAACGATTATGGGGCATGTCGATCATGGCAAAACTTCTTTGCTTGATAAAATCCGCGATACACGCGTAGCAAGTGGTGAGGCAGGTGGTATCACACAGCATATCGGTGCGTATATGGTCCAAAAAGATGGCAAAATGATAGGTTTTATCGATACTCCCGGACATGAGGCATTTAGCGAAATGCGAAGTCGCGGGGCACAAGTAACAGACATTGCAATCATCGTAATCGCAGCTGATGATGGAGTCAAGCAGCAAACAATCGAAGCGCTCAATCACGCAAAAGCCGCAAATGTGCAGATTATCATCGCTATGAATAAAATCGACAAAGAAAATGCTAATATCGACAAGCTTAAATCTGAATGTGCTGAACTTGGATTTTTGGCAAATGATTGGGGTGGAGAGTATGAGTTTATACCCATTTCTGCCAAAACAGGAGAGGGTTTAGATGTTTTGCTTGAGACAATTTTGCTTCAAGCAGAAGTAATGGAGCTCAAAGCCTCACCCAAAGCGAACGCTCAAGCAGTTGTCTTGGAGGGAAGCGTGCAAAAAGGGCGAGGACCTGTTGCGACAATTATCGTCAAACAAGGTGTTTTTAAAGTCGGAGATCCAATTTATGCGGGGACAGCTTATGGAAGGATAAGAGCACTTGCTGATGATATGGGTAGAAGTATCAAGGAGTTAAAACCTTCTGGCGTGGCTTTGGTGGTTGGGTTAGATTCTGTGCCAAGTGCCGGATCGATTCTTTATGCTGCGCAAAATGACTCAATCGCAAGAGAAAAAGCCCAAAAAACAGCGAATTATCTGCGCCAAAAAGAATTAAGCAAATCAACAAAAGTTTCATTTGATGAATTAAGCGAAATGGTAGCCAAAGGGCAGCTTAAAACCTTGCCACTCATCATCAAAGCAGATACGCAAGGAAGCTTAGAAGCAATCAAATCAAGTGTGCTAAAACTCAACAATCAAGAAATTGAGATTAATATCATTAGTTTTGGGATTGGCGGGATAAGCGAGAGTGATGTATCTTTGGCAGCGGCAAGCCCTAATTGCTTGATTTTGGGGTTTGGACTGCGCCCGACAGGTATCGTCAAATCCAAAGCAAAAGAGCTTGGAGTGGAGATAAAAACTTATTCTGTGATTTATGATTTGGTTGATGATATAAAAGCACTGATTTCTGGGCTTATGTCGCCATTGCTTGAGGAAGAAAACACAGGGCAGGCTGAAGTCAGAGAGACTTTTGTAGTTTCTAAAGTCGGGGTGATTGCTGGTTGTATGGTTACAGATGGGGTGATTAAAAGAGGCATTAAAGCTCGCTTGATTCGTGATGGTGTGGTGATTTATACGGGGCTTATCTCAAGTCTCAAGCGATTTAAAGATGATGCCAAAGAAGTGAGTAAGGGCTATGAATGCGGTATTATGCTTGATGGCTTTAATGATATTAAAGTAGGTGATGTATTTGAGACTTTTGTAGAAGTGCAAAAAAGCCAAAAAATCTAA
- the hslV gene encoding ATP-dependent protease subunit HslV, translating to MFEATTILGYKGEIDGKKVAIIGGDGQVTLGNCVIKANATKIRTLYNGQILSGFAGSTADAFSLFDMFERILEGKKGDLLRSVLEFAKMWRSDKYLRKLEAMMIVLNTDKIFILSGTGDVLEPEDGKIAAIGSGGNYALAAARALDQNSTLHPKEIVQKSLEIAGNICIYTNTNIKILEVGT from the coding sequence ATGTTTGAAGCGACAACGATACTTGGATACAAGGGCGAGATTGACGGGAAAAAGGTAGCTATTATCGGCGGAGATGGGCAAGTAACTTTGGGAAATTGCGTGATAAAAGCCAATGCAACCAAAATCCGCACGCTTTATAATGGACAGATTCTAAGCGGATTTGCAGGAAGCACGGCTGATGCGTTCAGTTTGTTTGATATGTTTGAGCGGATTCTGGAGGGCAAAAAGGGCGATTTATTGCGCTCTGTTTTGGAGTTTGCAAAAATGTGGCGCAGTGATAAATATTTGCGCAAACTTGAAGCAATGATGATTGTGCTTAATACTGATAAGATTTTTATTTTGAGTGGCACAGGCGATGTGCTTGAGCCAGAAGATGGCAAAATAGCAGCCATTGGAAGTGGTGGAAATTATGCCTTAGCTGCAGCTAGAGCATTAGATCAAAATAGCACATTACACCCTAAAGAAATAGTGCAAAAATCATTAGAAATTGCTGGAAATATTTGCATTTATACTAATACAAATATCAAGATTCTAGAAGTTGGCACATAA
- the rplI gene encoding 50S ribosomal protein L9 has translation MKILLLEDIKGLGKKGDICEVKDGYGQNFLIAKNKAKHATHEVINRYKAEQAKIAQINALEMAERKQLAKSLEDIEVVLYKKGNNGTLFGSITKDEIACELEKTYRLSIDKKEIDIKTPIKSAGDFAVEVKLGNGIHANLKIRVVVE, from the coding sequence ATGAAAATATTGTTGCTCGAAGACATAAAAGGTCTAGGAAAAAAGGGAGATATTTGCGAGGTCAAAGATGGCTATGGACAAAATTTTTTGATCGCCAAAAACAAAGCCAAACACGCCACACATGAAGTCATCAATCGCTACAAAGCAGAGCAAGCCAAAATCGCCCAAATCAATGCTCTTGAAATGGCAGAGCGCAAACAGCTTGCAAAAAGTTTGGAAGATATAGAGGTTGTTTTATACAAAAAAGGCAATAATGGCACACTTTTTGGCTCAATCACCAAAGATGAAATAGCCTGTGAGCTAGAAAAAACATATCGCTTAAGCATAGACAAAAAAGAAATCGATATAAAAACCCCTATCAAAAGCGCAGGAGATTTTGCTGTCGAAGTGAAGCTTGGCAATGGCATTCATGCAAATCTAAAAATCCGCGTTGTAGTGGAGTGA
- the hslU gene encoding HslU--HslV peptidase ATPase subunit, whose amino-acid sequence MDRLNMTPQKIVEYLDGYIIGQNDAKKAIAIALRNRYRRMQLPKEIQEEITPKNILMIGSTGVGKTEIARRMAKIMGLPFIKVEASKYTEVGFVGRDVESMVRDLVNASIALVESEHKQKHSTQIADYILDRITARLIPPLPSSVNEEKKKEYDQSFAKMREKVKKGQVDDLRIDIEVVKKFEALDNGLSPDMIKVQESIIRVLNKDDRIKKNISVKEAKEMLYQEAAESVLDMENIKIEGLKKAESSGVIFIDEIDKVATSTKDSRTDPSKEGVQRDLLPIIEGSSVSTKYGPINTDYILFVAAGAFHLSKPSDLIPELQGRFPIRVELDGLDEDAMYKILTQTRSSLITQYQQLLKTEQVDLEFDDEAIRTLAHFAYMANQKTEDIGARRLHTILERVLEDVSFNADQYANQKITIDKKMICQKLENLVGNTDLSRYIL is encoded by the coding sequence ATGGATAGATTAAATATGACCCCACAAAAAATCGTGGAATATTTAGATGGGTATATCATCGGGCAAAATGACGCCAAAAAAGCCATTGCAATTGCGTTGCGGAATCGATATAGGAGAATGCAACTTCCAAAAGAAATCCAAGAGGAAATCACGCCAAAAAATATCTTGATGATCGGCTCAACAGGAGTTGGCAAAACTGAAATAGCAAGACGAATGGCAAAGATTATGGGACTGCCTTTTATCAAAGTCGAGGCGAGCAAATATACAGAAGTCGGATTTGTCGGCAGAGATGTAGAATCTATGGTTCGTGATTTGGTGAATGCAAGTATCGCACTTGTAGAATCTGAGCACAAACAAAAACATAGCACACAGATTGCAGACTATATCCTTGATAGGATCACAGCTCGCTTGATTCCGCCTTTGCCTTCAAGCGTGAATGAAGAAAAGAAAAAAGAATACGATCAAAGCTTTGCCAAAATGCGCGAAAAAGTCAAAAAAGGGCAGGTTGATGATTTAAGGATTGATATTGAGGTGGTGAAAAAATTTGAAGCCCTAGATAATGGACTCTCGCCTGATATGATAAAGGTGCAAGAATCTATCATTAGGGTGCTTAATAAAGATGACAGAATCAAAAAAAACATCAGTGTCAAAGAGGCAAAAGAAATGCTTTATCAAGAAGCCGCAGAATCTGTGCTTGATATGGAAAATATCAAAATCGAAGGACTCAAAAAAGCAGAATCTAGTGGCGTGATTTTTATCGATGAAATCGACAAAGTTGCTACAAGCACAAAAGATTCTCGGACTGATCCAAGCAAAGAGGGCGTGCAAAGAGATTTATTGCCAATCATAGAGGGCAGTAGTGTTTCGACAAAATATGGACCAATCAATACGGATTATATTCTGTTTGTCGCTGCTGGGGCGTTCCATCTAAGTAAGCCAAGCGATTTGATCCCTGAGCTTCAAGGGCGGTTTCCGATTCGAGTGGAGCTTGATGGGCTTGATGAGGACGCGATGTATAAGATTCTCACCCAAACGCGCTCAAGCCTCATCACCCAATATCAGCAACTACTCAAAACAGAGCAAGTGGATTTAGAATTTGATGATGAAGCGATAAGGACATTAGCGCATTTTGCGTATATGGCAAATCAAAAAACAGAAGACATAGGCGCAAGGCGATTGCATACGATTTTGGAGAGGGTGCTTGAAGATGTGAGTTTCAATGCAGATCAATATGCCAATCAAAAAATCACCATTGACAAAAAAATGATTTGCCAAAAGCTAGAAAATCTCGTAGGCAATACTGATTTGTCGCGCTATATTTTGTAG
- a CDS encoding AI-2E family transporter yields MNTKVFFGIVFCIALYLMGVLYYSFLYDIVVALLLCIATYWIKNYFDTFIKNEILTSILSVCALLMIVLIPLYFIIYRGILSLSHIKDQTEIWIQTIKHMLITLNDYFPFLQIQELTKNLSFSSIASYATSIGTYIGKGSVNFTLDFGFIVIFLFVFFLYGRRGYVYIKKLLPFQEHQINQIALDVSGVLRIVFFSTILNVLLQGFAFGIAAHFLGLDGILLGILYGFCSMIPVVGGVLVWLPCAFFLYTQSHIIGAIFLALYSLIFIGFFIDNIIKPFLIGIVNRKLLTKPLQINEFIIFFAIFAGLGAFGFWGIVIGPAITAFFIVMLRIYERDFAPIHKQK; encoded by the coding sequence ATGAATACAAAAGTATTTTTTGGTATCGTTTTTTGTATCGCTCTGTATTTAATGGGCGTGCTATATTATTCTTTTTTGTATGATATTGTTGTCGCGCTATTGCTTTGTATCGCGACATATTGGATCAAAAATTATTTTGATACATTCATCAAAAATGAGATTCTCACTTCGATTTTGAGTGTTTGTGCGCTCCTTATGATTGTTTTGATTCCACTATATTTTATCATCTATCGAGGCATACTCTCTTTGAGCCATATCAAAGATCAAACTGAAATATGGATACAAACAATCAAACACATGCTTATCACGCTTAATGATTATTTTCCATTTTTGCAAATCCAAGAACTCACCAAAAATCTCTCATTCTCATCAATCGCCTCGTATGCGACAAGTATCGGCACATATATTGGCAAAGGCAGTGTAAATTTCACGCTAGATTTTGGCTTTATTGTGATTTTTTTGTTTGTGTTTTTCTTGTATGGGCGCAGAGGATATGTGTATATCAAAAAACTTCTACCATTTCAAGAACACCAAATCAACCAAATCGCCTTAGATGTGAGCGGGGTTTTGCGGATTGTGTTTTTTTCTACGATTTTAAATGTGCTATTACAAGGGTTTGCGTTTGGGATTGCGGCTCATTTTTTGGGATTAGATGGAATCTTGCTTGGCATATTGTATGGATTCTGCTCGATGATTCCTGTTGTTGGCGGGGTTTTGGTATGGCTTCCTTGTGCGTTTTTTTTATATACCCAATCACACATTATCGGGGCTATTTTCCTTGCTTTATATAGTCTGATTTTTATTGGATTTTTTATTGACAATATCATCAAGCCATTTCTCATTGGTATCGTCAATCGCAAGCTCCTTACAAAGCCATTGCAGATTAATGAATTTATTATATTTTTTGCGATTTTTGCTGGGCTTGGGGCGTTTGGATTCTGGGGGATTGTGATAGGTCCAGCGATCACGGCGTTTTTTATCGTTATGCTTAGAATCTATGAGCGAGACTTTGCTCCCATACACAAACAAAAGTAA
- the rimP gene encoding ribosome maturation factor RimP translates to MQTAVNEEVFADLESIITACDCQLYDISWVKENSHNILRISIISNNGATTLHQCEKVSENISPFLDTKDLSLDSYVLEVSSPGVERILKTLRHFRLSIGEKIHIKLMDKTEIEATLQSANDEGIQVMLESSANQNDKYRDFAYSELKKVKTIFEW, encoded by the coding sequence ATGCAGACAGCAGTAAATGAAGAGGTTTTTGCGGATCTAGAATCTATAATCACAGCTTGTGATTGTCAGCTATATGATATAAGCTGGGTGAAAGAGAATAGTCATAATATTTTGCGTATAAGCATTATCTCTAATAATGGTGCGACTACGCTTCATCAGTGCGAAAAAGTTTCAGAAAATATTTCGCCATTTTTGGATACAAAAGATCTGTCTTTAGATTCGTATGTGCTTGAAGTGAGTTCGCCAGGCGTTGAGAGGATTTTAAAGACTCTTCGACATTTTCGACTTTCTATCGGCGAAAAAATACATATCAAACTTATGGATAAAACAGAAATTGAAGCTACACTGCAAAGCGCAAATGATGAAGGCATACAAGTTATGTTGGAATCTAGCGCGAATCAAAATGATAAATACAGAGATTTTGCATATAGTGAATTAAAAAAAGTCAAAACAATATTTGAATGGTAA
- the rbfA gene encoding 30S ribosome-binding factor RbfA — translation MSVKLERMRSMLKELLIEALSHLDDERINSVSITDVECSKGKYNAKVFVQIDNQDALATLKILKKAEGILREYVLSNSGWFKCPHLQFVIDESLEKSQGIEAIFRQINEEKLNEEKFNEEKLKHTNKKNK, via the coding sequence ATGTCAGTCAAACTTGAGAGAATGCGCTCAATGCTTAAGGAATTGCTTATAGAGGCTTTGAGCCATTTAGATGATGAGCGGATAAATAGCGTAAGTATCACTGATGTGGAATGCTCAAAGGGCAAATATAATGCAAAAGTGTTTGTGCAAATTGACAATCAAGACGCGCTTGCGACACTTAAGATTCTCAAAAAAGCAGAGGGAATTTTGCGTGAATATGTATTGAGTAATAGTGGTTGGTTTAAATGTCCGCATTTGCAGTTTGTCATCGATGAGAGCTTAGAAAAATCTCAAGGCATAGAGGCGATTTTTCGGCAGATCAATGAAGAAAAACTCAATGAAGAAAAATTTAATGAAGAAAAACTAAAACACACAAACAAAAAGAATAAATAA
- a CDS encoding radical SAM/SPASM domain-containing protein has product MKKIYIELSDICALSCQFCPAPKSKRGIMDLQLFEHCINEAIKICKNIALHILGDPCKLENLSQYLSIAKAKGAHIDLVTSGMYLHKHHYHTLISKPIKQISISLEAGFDRNNYHTNYLQRVVDFALYHRANPLCFLNLRIQDSGILQQERQLQDIFSAFCIAESNITDLMAELRQQGRIRLWERAFLVVKRHFEWTLSIDSSDSNNSDNSNGSSDPKNNHKIHKKCYGISEQIGILSNGIVVPCCIDAMGIINLGNIKTQNLESILSSPRAVRIREGFKHNLAIEPLCQQCQYYIAMQ; this is encoded by the coding sequence ATGAAAAAAATCTATATAGAATTAAGCGATATTTGCGCGCTTTCTTGTCAGTTTTGCCCAGCTCCAAAATCAAAACGTGGCATTATGGATTTGCAATTATTTGAGCACTGCATAAATGAGGCGATAAAAATCTGCAAAAACATTGCTTTGCATATTTTGGGCGATCCTTGCAAGCTAGAAAATCTTAGTCAATATTTATCAATCGCCAAAGCCAAAGGCGCGCACATTGATCTTGTTACAAGCGGAATGTATTTGCATAAACATCATTACCACACGCTTATCTCAAAGCCTATCAAGCAGATTTCCATATCGCTTGAAGCGGGGTTTGATCGCAATAATTATCATACAAATTATTTACAGCGGGTTGTAGATTTTGCTTTGTATCATAGGGCAAATCCGTTGTGTTTTTTAAATCTTAGAATCCAAGATAGCGGGATATTGCAGCAAGAGCGTCAATTACAAGATATTTTTTCAGCCTTTTGCATTGCAGAATCTAATATTACAGATCTTATGGCAGAGCTTAGGCAACAAGGCAGAATCCGCCTTTGGGAAAGAGCATTTTTGGTTGTTAAAAGGCATTTTGAATGGACTTTGTCTATTGATTCTAGTGATTCTAATAATTCCGATAATTCCAATGGCTCTAGCGACCCCAAAAACAATCATAAAATACACAAAAAATGCTATGGCATAAGCGAGCAAATCGGGATTTTGAGTAATGGCATTGTCGTGCCTTGCTGTATTGATGCTATGGGGATAATCAACCTTGGCAATATCAAAACCCAGAATCTAGAATCTATCCTTTCATCTCCAAGGGCTGTGCGTATCAGAGAAGGTTTTAAGCACAATTTAGCTATTGAGCCATTATGTCAGCAATGCCAGTATTATATTGCTATGCAATAA
- the era gene encoding GTPase Era — translation MISRAGFVAVVGRPNSGKSTLLNTIIGENLALVSHKANATRKTMNFIISHTYKHHEQCQIIFVDTPGIHKKEKLLNQFMLDSALKAMSDCDVCVFLSAVGDSLKYYEEFLNLYPKKHILVLSKIDTITHKDLAVEISKYQPYAERFLALIPLSTKKNLNITQLLDSVSENLPHSNALFDEDDLTTHTMREITKEMIRQSVFENLSDEIPYESDVLISSFIHKQNINEIFAKLYVRKHSQKIITIGKNGQTIKRISMQARQKIEELLQERVFLKIDVVVNKDWLNDIKTLKTLGYHIDKSTK, via the coding sequence ATGATAAGTAGGGCTGGGTTTGTAGCGGTTGTCGGAAGACCAAATTCTGGAAAATCCACACTTCTGAATACTATTATAGGCGAGAATCTAGCACTTGTGTCTCACAAAGCAAATGCCACAAGAAAAACGATGAACTTTATCATCTCACATACATACAAACACCACGAGCAATGTCAGATTATTTTTGTCGATACGCCCGGAATCCACAAAAAAGAAAAGCTCTTAAATCAATTTATGCTAGATTCTGCATTAAAAGCAATGAGTGATTGCGATGTGTGCGTGTTTTTGAGCGCAGTTGGTGATAGCTTGAAATATTATGAGGAATTTTTAAATCTCTATCCCAAAAAGCATATTTTGGTATTAAGCAAAATCGATACAATCACACATAAAGATTTGGCAGTAGAAATAAGCAAATATCAACCTTACGCAGAGCGTTTTTTGGCTCTTATCCCACTTAGCACCAAAAAAAATCTCAACATTACACAGCTTTTGGATTCTGTGAGTGAGAATCTACCGCATTCAAATGCGTTATTTGATGAAGATGATCTCACGACACACACCATGCGAGAAATCACAAAAGAGATGATCCGCCAAAGTGTGTTTGAAAATCTTAGCGATGAGATTCCTTATGAAAGTGATGTGCTGATAAGTAGCTTTATACACAAGCAAAATATAAATGAAATCTTTGCCAAACTCTATGTCCGCAAACATTCACAAAAAATCATCACTATCGGCAAAAATGGGCAGACAATCAAACGCATTAGTATGCAAGCAAGGCAAAAAATCGAGGAGCTATTGCAAGAGAGAGTGTTTTTAAAAATCGATGTCGTTGTCAATAAAGACTGGCTCAATGATATAAAAACGCTTAAAACTCTAGGCTATCATATCGATAAATCCACAAAATAA